The following coding sequences lie in one Steroidobacter denitrificans genomic window:
- a CDS encoding HNH endonuclease produces the protein MIRVVKGQRPEVLQQNEGSWLDEFLSDPQNGTKRYRYRTPEIKQALIAETHSKCIYCESKIGHNTPGDVEHKIPTSLVRERHFDWENLTIACTECNRRKNDYLDAERPFLDPYADNVEARLVHYGPVVAWVDGDAPAEITVRKLALNESTRLQLILRKIEKLEQLSILRGRIVNELSEPLRLILETRLEEMQSDGAEYAGMIRSAMRTQGSVRSIEQER, from the coding sequence ATGATCAGAGTCGTGAAAGGGCAACGCCCGGAAGTGCTTCAGCAAAATGAGGGGAGTTGGTTGGACGAGTTTTTAAGCGACCCTCAAAATGGCACGAAAAGGTATCGATACAGGACGCCGGAGATAAAGCAGGCATTAATAGCGGAGACGCACTCCAAATGCATATATTGCGAAAGTAAGATTGGCCACAATACACCCGGCGATGTAGAGCATAAAATTCCGACTTCTCTGGTACGGGAAAGACATTTCGATTGGGAGAATCTTACTATTGCATGCACAGAGTGCAATCGCAGAAAGAATGATTACTTAGACGCTGAACGCCCATTTTTAGATCCTTACGCAGATAACGTTGAGGCAAGGCTCGTTCACTATGGACCTGTCGTCGCCTGGGTTGATGGGGATGCACCAGCGGAGATTACCGTTAGAAAGCTAGCTCTGAACGAGTCAACTCGACTTCAGCTTATCCTTAGAAAGATAGAAAAGTTGGAGCAGTTGAGTATCCTTAGGGGCAGGATAGTCAACGAACTAAGTGAACCACTTCGCCTCATTTTAGAGACACGTCTTGAGGAGATGCAGAGCGATGGCGCAGAGTATGCGGGAATGATTAGATCGGCGATGCGGACACAAGGATCTGTGAGAAGCATAGAGCAGGAGCGCTAA